GATAAGATGGTCAAATAAGGCAAAATATTGCCTCGCTCCGTCTCCCTCAATCCCGCGTATACTGTCCACCGAATCTCGGAACTTTAGGTCTCGAATACTATTCGCGAGATAGTCGACGCCTTCCATTATTTCCCCCGCTATGAGGGGATCGTTCTGTTCTCTTTGTGCACGTAAAAGGATATTTCGACAATTGGTGAGTTTGGCAGCGATACAATTGCGCGCTACGTCCGCCGCTATTTCGGGATTATCTGCTTTACGGTATTGTTCGCGCCTAAGGAGTACATTTCCCGCAACCGGTCCTTGTACTTTGGCGAGAAATCGCCCGCAGTCACTGAGAAAGCTGATACTCACGTCATTGGCGGCACAAGCGCCCATCAAGTCGGGCGTACAACCAACAGATCCGAAGCAGACGATGCTGTCTAAAGCTTGGAGAGGCAATTTTACTTTTGGTCTGCTTTCAATAGAGATGCAGACTGTTTCGCTTTCCTTGGATAAGTAAGCTCCGGGCGTTGTAACATACAAGGTATTCAAAAGTTTTTTCATAGGGAATCACTTGCCTCCGGTTCAAATAATTCACG
The Candidatus Hydrogenedentota bacterium DNA segment above includes these coding regions:
- the cas1c gene encoding type I-C CRISPR-associated endonuclease Cas1 yields the protein MKKLLNTLYVTTPGAYLSKESETVCISIESRPKVKLPLQALDSIVCFGSVGCTPDLMGACAANDVSISFLSDCGRFLAKVQGPVAGNVLLRREQYRKADNPEIAADVARNCIAAKLTNCRNILLRAQREQNDPLIAGEIMEGVDYLANSIRDLKFRDSVDSIRGIEGDGARQYFALFDHLIIAQKDHFKFKGRSRRPPLDPTNTLLSFYYTILAHDVRSALETVGLDPDVGYLHTDRPGRPGLALDLMEELRPYMVDRLVLSLINRRQVRNADFEITQSGACYLTDEARKEILAAYQRRKQETIQHPFLNEKISIGLVPHVQAMLFARYIRGDMEDYPPFYWK